The Xyrauchen texanus isolate HMW12.3.18 chromosome 42, RBS_HiC_50CHRs, whole genome shotgun sequence genome includes the window aactTCTGCTTTCTGTAAAACGTTCTGTCCGCTGTGCTTTGCCCTACCCAAACATACTGTttaaataggaaatatgtcaacacagcaAAGAAAACTGTGCACGTCAAGCGATTTCAAGGGGTCTATAACAGATGGGTTTTGAGAAATAATCCACCATGATGCTATAAATCTTCAGCACAATGGCCATCCTCATAGTCCTTCGCTAAGCCACTCAGATGTAGAAgggttcagaggtgaatatttaCAAAGAATTTCATTAAGCTAATCATTGGAGGCATTGGAGATGAACTAGCGGAACACACTATTTGATCAATCATTGGTTTCACTGGCAAACAATGACATTTCCCCAATTTTCATTATTTCCAGTTCCATGATTTCCCTTTTGTGATTAAGGGGATTGAGGAGTCATTCGGCTAATGTTTATCCAGCAGTGTGGTATGTTTGAGCTAACTATGAGTTGATTGGCTGAGCTGTCTTCAATGAGACAGAGATAGACTTTGACAGCTTTGGGAACTTTCATTTCAACTTTCTGCTACCAAAGTTTTTCATCCAAGTTGCAGTTTTAAACAGTTTATTTGAAGCACAGAAAGTCGTGAAAAGCATAACTGCATATTTTCCCCCACTGCATGAAGCTGTCATAATCGTAATAAACCCCTCATGGTATTATTCCTCTATTACCTGTATAATCCAATTGCAGAGGTATCCTTTTAAAGCTGCAAACAAGCACCCATGAAATGACACTAACTGGGCATATTGGAAACCTCTGCAGTGGAAATATAAGCCTATATTGTTTGCCTTATACCATTCAAGCTGTTTGTAGAGCTTTTCCTTGGGGTTGACATTCTATGTTACTGTGTGCTATAGATTCCCTGTTTGTATCCATAGTAACTGATGCACAGTTGTTTACAGTTCGACAGTGATTAGTGTGCCCTGAATGGACTCAATGATGGCTTTGCCTGCAGATGTGTATTAGTTTTGTTAGATAGAGTTCCTTTAGTGTTTTGCAGTAGGTTCACTAGAATAGATATCCCCTCTGTCTGTGCACTAAATGTAGCATTTTCTTGAAAAAATTTAGTTAATTGCTTGGCATGTTATTATTGCTTAGCTTacgtttgtttatttagtttaatgTTCCAGCATTCTCTTTTTGTTTGAGGATATAAAACTTCTCCACATCTATACTTTaccacagtggttctcaactgagttctgacccaaaaatgggtcacaATATTGCTCTGATAGAGTTGTTGGCAGCAGggtaaaaacaatgctaaatgcaaataataaaaccgTATTATATCATTGTACCATATAATTGTAGCATAAAAAATAGGTTTATCCACTTTCATTAGGAGGAGAAAATGTATCCCATAGATTTAGTTGTGTGCAAgcctttttttgaaaatgtatctgtCACTTGGTAATGTGGCTAATACGAATACAATATTTGGCCCAGTGTTTGAAAAGctatctgggtcctgaagcaaaaccactgGTCTGCATTGTTTATGCAGCAAAAtgcttttgaaaatgtacattgatcatctttataaagactttTACAAAAgaaagctaaataaataagtCATTGTGTTATTCAGATCatatttcttatttgtttgtCTAAATTATGCAAATAATTGCTGTTCTCATGCTTTTGTACAATATAGTCAGCACCAGAGAGCATTGATTACAATAAACCAGCATTAAAGGACATCCCATAATAAGCCTTTTGTACATGTATAACTGACCCAGATTGAGCaattattgatcaaatgtaaacTAATGGGATCAGTTTTTGCATTCACCGACCGCACGCCTAATGTGTTCGTTGTGTACAGACCAGATATCTGCTTAAATACATGCAGTACCGAATGATTGATGTTGCTACAGTAATTCAAAAGGTAATAGGAGGGCAATTATTCATAGTCATGACATTTGAGCATAACATTATTTAACCAAAatattttggcattttataatCTGTACAAGCAATAAAATTAGGCGAGTGAAGTGTCAGGCATTGCACAGGGAGCTACGTGAGATACACTGACCTTTTACAGCAGAACAGAGATCGAAAGATATTTTTAAAACTCCCTTCATATCTATAGGTTTCATGTTTTAATGCAGAATCTAATTAACTTCCATATCTATTTAAAAGAATCCACATGAAACACCAGTAGGCCTAGATATATATTCAATATGCattgtgttttattataataaaattaccaCGTTTAATGAGTCATGTATGAGTACAAAGAGTGAGTATTTTGCTATCAGTATCAAAAGGTGAGGTAGCCAGATTTTGATGTCTATAATTCAATAAATCATAGACCAGACTTCCTTGATAGTAAATTAATCTTGTGAAAGAGCAGAATTGCATTTCATGGTTATGGTAAACAGAGCCTCTGGTCAAGTTTTTGAACTGTGTCATGAATATTGTGGGTATTGTTTGGAATGTTTTGTCACAAccgtaaaaaaagaaaacatactgAACAGTCTTTCTGTTGCTGTCTAAGGTGGCCATAggccttattcacgctagcgccatctttttaacgggaatgacaatgaggctgtgagggtcttgccatctcttcaatggcacgcatGGTATAAATCTGTATGTTCCTagttcacatctgattttccacaactcctgCTGTCTGGagtttgtatactgaatgtttttggacatatatattatcaatgttttgtctgaggaacgatccaaaaacactttaagcTGCAGTGTAGCCCTTTGAAGAGACTATACCTcatagcctcgttgtcattcattaaaaatcaaagatggcgctagggTGAATAGTCAATTCTCTTTTAAAAGCACTTGAGAGACCACATTATATCAGCCACAAGGCGGCACTCTATGATTAAATTACAGGTTTAATCGTGTTTAACCAGAGGTTCTCTGATATGACTTCAGTACTAACACATTGCCCAGACAATTATTATTGCTCTGAACTCTCACACTATCAGATCTGCTTAATGTGATAGTGTGACCGTTTGGTTGTTTAATACCAGCAGCTGCTTTTCATGtaaatttagatatttttaggGGTGGTTAAAAGAAACACACAGAAGCTTTCAAATCCCATAAGGACAACAGCTCAAACTTTATACCCACACAAATGATTAAAATGACACACTTTCCCCCTGGAAACTATGGCCCTACCTGTTCATCCAAAGTGTGGATGGTTCACTCTGCAACCCCCAAATATACGCCCTTGTGAACAGGTAAGACAAAAACAAGTGTTCTACACTCCCATAAAATTTACTTAATTGATAATGTGGAATAATTGAAATTTTCTAAAGGCATTAACAGAAGCAGTAGTTGCAGTTAaccaaaatctttttttattattttttttatgtgaatcaTTGTACCTTTATTGACATTGTTGAATGAAgtttatcttttttttacatatagATTACAAGGCTCTTACTGATGACACCTATATGGACCGCTGTGCTTTGTGTGATAACAATGGCAGTCAGACTGGGTTTCTCTCGGGAGGAGGAATGAGCTGACTGAGAGTTGACTGAGCCGGACAGCAGGGAGACTTGTGCCTGCTGGATGAGCTGTGTTTCTGGCTCCCCTGGGTTTGATGGCATCCCTGGGCGGGACGGTTGAGATGGGCGTGAGGGTACCAAGGGAGACATTGGAGATACAGGTAATTCATTTTCAGATGTTTAATGTTATATTGCACAGATAGTGGCCCCAGAAAGCATATGGACACTTAAGGAACAATTCATGAATGTCTTTTGATAACCAAAATTCGATCAAATTTGCATTTCATTAATTTGCTATCATACAGTATTTCAGGAGCAATAAAAGACTGAATACTTCAGTCTTACCCATTTCTCTCTGTGAAAAGTCTTGTCTGGAAAACAAAAATCCTTCTTTGTGAAAGCCCAAAAGGGTCAAATGGTGAGCCAGATGAGCCAGGCTATGAGGGACTTGCAGGGAAAAGATGGTTCCCTGGAAACCCAGGTCTGAAAGGAGAGTATGGTGAGAGATCTTTCCCCTACCGCTCAGGTTTTAGCATAGGACTCATAtgtaaaattggccccattagtGGAGGTTCCATCCGCTTCACCAAAAACTTCTACAATGAGAAGCACCACTGTGATGACATCTCTGAAAAGTTTCACTGCTCCATTCCTGGGATCAACTGCTTTATGTATCACCTTACCATTAATGTGGCTTTCACACTTGACCAGTTCCACTATGAAAATCTGGATCAGGCTTTGGGAGGGGCGATTTTAAATCTATCAGCTACAAATGAGGTTTGGCTACAGCTGTATGATGAAGGGGCAGACATATTTGATCATATTTGACATATTTACATCCTCTCTATCCATTTAGTACACTTTCATTTCAGATTCACAGATCAGATATGACCACAGTGAGTCCTTGCGTTCTGTCAGCAGTCTAAACATGTCACATCTATGCCAACTGGCTTCCTCCCAGTACAGCAGTTGGTGTGCAATTTAGCATTCTTCATCCACTGAGGTATTTATAGTCAATGTTCAAGGTCAATCTATATACCAACATGCTCAGCTATGACCTGAATATTTGTTATGATATTTAGGTTGTGTACATACAATACTTGCAAATGCAGTTCTGTGTGAATTGCAGCAACTCTTTAATCTCTGAGATTTCCGTAATTTTTATGAACCAAATAGTCTTGCAACTATTGAGAGtttatgtttattaatttttattataagTATTCTCAGGACTCTGGACTCTGTCCTAAAAGTTGAAAAACACACACTTTtggggtttaaagggatagttcatcccaaaaatgAAGTTTGacaccatttactcacccgcagGACTTTCTTTAtttgtgaaacacaaacagacatgttaggctgaatgttagcctaagtcaccattcaattttattGCATGGGGGGGGAAAtccaatgaaagtcaatggtgaaagaggctaatattctgcctaacatctctgtgttccacagtagaaagtcaaacaggtttgaaacaacataaggaaaataaatgatgaccatttaactttttatttttttgtgtgaattacaatATACCTTTCCTATGGAGGAAGCTCCAAACTCACAAGACAGTTTAGTGATTTGAACATATCGTGCAAATTAATTGTCACATTACTGACACAGACACAgtgaagcagggctggactgggaagataaatcggcccgggattttacataactggcccaaaacttgtagGGGGGTTCGctgcccttttctgcatatcgttttGTTGCCCGTTATGCATAACGCAGTCCATTCGGCACATTTGCCCGATGGACATTCCGCCACTGATCGGccctaaagtgcgtcggcccaccgggaaaatgccagatTAGCAGTCCAGCCCTGCAGTGAAGATTGTGTGAATAATTATAAACTGATTTGTTGAAGATGGTTTCATTATGTTTTCACTGACAGTGTGTGAAACTAATAATCTTATAACAAAAAAGTTGGGATAATTAATTATGTAGGTTTGGATTGCTTTGTTAATTACAACCTGTTCATAAACTCTGCTATCGTGCAATCACAATTACTGCCAACAgctcctttctttcttttagtaatattgccaaaataatatagttatattaAATATAGAAATTATTAGTTTGTTGAATCAGTCAATTTGCTAGTTATAGTAAATTTGCAAAAACAGCTCAAGAACGTTAAAGCTTTTATTTGAAACATTCATAGAAAAAAATGGTACAAATCatattaaaacaaattacaaagCAACACTTTTAGCAATTTATAAAAGAGTACAAAAAAGAAAGGGTTCAGAAGTGtattaaatattcatttgaaGGGAGACTGCTGGGTAAATCTACATaggaaaaatggcaaaaatgtaaGAGGTGGTTATGATTACACTATATTCAAGTACACCATTCACCTCTTACAcactatatttgttttgttttgtttttttacaaagatATGAAAATCATTTCACATACTCCTCCATCGAAAGAGCTTTGCAGAAGTAGAAAGTACTCTCCCTGTCTGAAAGTCCAGTTACATGGGCCAATTTAATCAGCAAAATGTCACAAGAACCAAAGAAATAGTTTCCTATAAAAGTGCTATGAGACTCTAGAGCTAAGAAATACAGAGAACACGAAAATACATGTGAGCAAACCAAAGTGAAATTGTGTCTTTATATGTTATGGTAGTTGTTTATCTACAACCCACGTTCTGTCCTGTTCTATAATTCTTGGTAAACATTGACATGGGTTCCTTATTTCGTTCTGTAGTCTCCTGTGTAAGCATGGGGGTCATCCTGGCCAGGGTATCGGTCACCATATCCTCTCAGGACATCCTGAAAACTAGTTGCTCCTTGATCCTGGGGGCCATATCCAGCATATGGATCCTCCTGTCCACTCATGTAGGGATCGTATTGCTGCTGGTCATAGCCTGGGGTCTCAGAGTAGGACTCCTCGTGATGTTGGGGGACCTCCTCATGGTGGGCTTGCTCATCGCGGTGCTGCTGGTTTGGCTGGGCCACTTGATGCTCCTCTTGAGGAGAAAGACTGGCATGTTCGGCTGCCTCAGGCTCATAGCGGCGTAAACGGCAGTTTCTGTCATACTCTGGGTCGCAGTGTGGGTCAGGCTCAATCACCCCATTTCTGGTTCCATCTGCATTTAAGTGTGGCTCATATGCTTCGGGAGTGTAGGATGGCTGTCTGTGTGTACCAGAACGGGGCTCATTTTGGGAACCCAGTGGGAAACACTCTTTATCATAGCCGATGAAGCACTCATACCCCTCTTTGGTCTTACCTCGGGGTCCCAGAGGATGTTGGGTTTCCTCCGGTTGGTGCCTTGGGGGCTGGAGTTGGATGGGAACGCGTCTACGCATGTCGGCCCCAGCAGATGCATCACGGAACATGGCGTAAGGGTCATGACGAGGGCTGGGTGGTGCACGCATTGTGCCGGCTTCTGAAGTGGGCTCATCCTTTGGATTTTGAGGGGCCAAGCTGGCAAACCTTGTGGCTGTCAGAGGGTTGCAGTTGTCATTGTAGAGAGGGTTGCAGGGTTTGTCCAAGGTGGGTGGAGAAGATGGGGCTTCCAGGTTCTGGGCAGATGCCAGAGCAGCAGCGTAAGCACAGTATGGGTCAACACGGGGGTCACAACGTGGATGACCCAGGTACAGACCAGATGGTGCCTTCTGTACCAGATGGGGGGCACAGCGAGGATCGCTCTTAGGGTCACAGCCAAGATGTGCATAGGATGGGGCAAGGGCAGCAGCAGGCTTGTATCCGTAAGCAGCACGCAGATGGTACTGAAGACACTCTACGTCCTCAGCATCACAGATGCGCAACAGCTCTGCCCTTTGCTCAGCTGACAGGAAGGGCTGCACCATTGGGGAATAATAGTGGTATCCAGAATTTGGATCCTTCACAACAGGCTTGTAGAGGTAGGCTGGTGCTTTCACTGGTGCAGGGGCAGGAGTAGCGGCTTTGACAGGGGCAGGGGCCGGGGCCAGGTATGGGTAATAGGAATGTCCCTTTGAGTACAAGCAGTATGGGTCTCTGTAAGGGTCACAAGACTTGATTGGGGCTGGCGCTGGTGGCTCAGCTTTGGGTTTGGGCCTGCTGGTATAGGAGGCCACACAGTTTGGGTCTTCAGACTCGGCGCAAGATGTGTAGATGTCACCGAGGTGTTGCAGGTACATTTTGTAGGAGCGACTTGCCTCAGCCCGATTCTTGTTCTGCAAGTATGCCAGATAGACACGATCCAGTTGTGCAACCTGacagacaaaaacaaattatcttgattctgtaCTTGG containing:
- the LOC127635301 gene encoding uncharacterized protein LOC127635301, whose translation is MARLKGSNLFRMFTGLLLATQFLPDFLLAGPVTQRLKGDDGSNDEAGIETGPRRLIRNKRNISWYKQHSDFWGWYKYFTDNGNQEGVAQLDRVYLAYLQNKNRAEASRSYKMYLQHLGDIYTSCAESEDPNCVASYTSRPKPKAEPPAPAPIKSCDPYRDPYCLYSKGHSYYPYLAPAPAPVKAATPAPAPVKAPAYLYKPVVKDPNSGYHYYSPMVQPFLSAEQRAELLRICDAEDVECLQYHLRAAYGYKPAAALAPSYAHLGCDPKSDPRCAPHLVQKAPSGLYLGHPRCDPRVDPYCAYAAALASAQNLEAPSSPPTLDKPCNPLYNDNCNPLTATRFASLAPQNPKDEPTSEAGTMRAPPSPRHDPYAMFRDASAGADMRRRVPIQLQPPRHQPEETQHPLGPRGKTKEGYECFIGYDKECFPLGSQNEPRSGTHRQPSYTPEAYEPHLNADGTRNGVIEPDPHCDPEYDRNCRLRRYEPEAAEHASLSPQEEHQVAQPNQQHRDEQAHHEEVPQHHEESYSETPGYDQQQYDPYMSGQEDPYAGYGPQDQGATSFQDVLRGYGDRYPGQDDPHAYTGDYRTK